Proteins encoded together in one Sander lucioperca isolate FBNREF2018 chromosome 17, SLUC_FBN_1.2, whole genome shotgun sequence window:
- the LOC116059941 gene encoding zinc finger protein 239-like isoform X12 gives MEEDNQNQEQRSTKVPRRQAADSDSDISHVQKRRGRKGPKRHSCQHCDKSFTSSEYLKIHQRVHTGDKPYSCDQCGAAFTQQSHLKSHQRIHTEEKPYSCDQCGAAFAQKGNLKNHQRIHTEEKPYSCDQCGKTFSESGHLKRHQRIHTGEKPHRCDQCGKTFTESNHLKRHQRIHTGVKPYSCDLCEKTFKTPEHAESHRRVHTGEKPYWCEQCGKTFSHNSHLTTHKRIHTGEKPYSCDQCGAAFSQSSDLKKHQRIHTGEKPYWCEQCGKTFAQSSSLYSHQRIHTA, from the exons atggaggaggacaaCCAGAACCAGGAGCAGAGGAGCACCAAG GTCCCCAGAAGACAAGCAGCAGACTCGGACTCTGATATCAGCcatgttcag aaacggAGAGGAAGAAAGGGACCCAAACGTCACAGCTGTCAACACTGTGACAAATCCTTCACATCATCTGAatatttaaagattcatcagagagttcacactggagacaagccttacagctgtgatcaatgtggggcagctttcacacaacAGAGTCACCTAAAAAGCCATCAACGTATTCACACTGAAGAAAAGccatacagctgtgatcaatgtggggcagcttttgCACAAAAGGGTAACCTAAAAAatcatcaacgcattcacactgaagaaaagccgtacagctgtgatcaatgtgggaaaacattttctgagagTGGCCACCTTAAAAGACAccagcgcattcacactggagagaagccgcacaggtgtgatcaatgtgggaagACTTTTACTGAGAGTAATCACCTTAAAAGAcaccaacgcattcacactggagttAAACCGTACAGCTGTGATCTGTGTGAGAAAACGTTCAAAACTCCAGAACATGCTGAAAGCCACCGACGTGTTCACAccggagagaagccgtactggtgtgaacaatgtgggaaaacgTTTTCTCACAATAGTCACCTTACAACACACAAGCGCATCCACAccggagagaagccgtacagctgtgatcaatgtggggcagctttttCTCAGAGTAGTGACCTTAAAAAACAccagcgcattcacactggagagaagccgtactggtgtgaacaatgtggaaAAACCTTTGCTCAGAGTAGTAGCCTTTACTCTCACCAGCGTATTCACACAGCCTAG
- the LOC116059941 gene encoding zinc finger protein 239-like isoform X14, translated as MEEDNQNQEQRSTKVPRRQAADWDSDTNEVPRRQAADSDSDISHVQKRRGRKGPKRHSCQHCDKSFTSSEYLKIHQRVHTGDKPYSCDQCGAAFTQQSHLKSHQRIHTEEKPYSCDQCGAAFAQKGNLKNHQRIHTEEKPYSCDQCGKTFSESGHLKRHQRIHTGEKPHRCDQCGKTFTESNHLKRHQRIHTGVKPYSCDLCEKTFKTPEHAESHRRVHTGEKPYWCEQCGKTFSHNSHLTTHKRIHTGEKPYSCDQCGAAFSQSSDLKKHQRIHTGEKPYWCEQCGKTFAQSSSLYSHQRIHTA; from the exons atggaggaggacaaCCAGAACCAGGAGCAGAGGAGCACCAAGGTCCCCAGAAGAcaagcagcagactgggactCTGATACCAACGAGGTCCCCAGAAGACAAGCAGCAGACTCGGACTCTGATATCAGCcatgttcag aaacggAGAGGAAGAAAGGGACCCAAACGTCACAGCTGTCAACACTGTGACAAATCCTTCACATCATCTGAatatttaaagattcatcagagagttcacactggagacaagccttacagctgtgatcaatgtggggcagctttcacacaacAGAGTCACCTAAAAAGCCATCAACGTATTCACACTGAAGAAAAGccatacagctgtgatcaatgtggggcagcttttgCACAAAAGGGTAACCTAAAAAatcatcaacgcattcacactgaagaaaagccgtacagctgtgatcaatgtgggaaaacattttctgagagTGGCCACCTTAAAAGACAccagcgcattcacactggagagaagccgcacaggtgtgatcaatgtgggaagACTTTTACTGAGAGTAATCACCTTAAAAGAcaccaacgcattcacactggagttAAACCGTACAGCTGTGATCTGTGTGAGAAAACGTTCAAAACTCCAGAACATGCTGAAAGCCACCGACGTGTTCACAccggagagaagccgtactggtgtgaacaatgtgggaaaacgTTTTCTCACAATAGTCACCTTACAACACACAAGCGCATCCACAccggagagaagccgtacagctgtgatcaatgtggggcagctttttCTCAGAGTAGTGACCTTAAAAAACAccagcgcattcacactggagagaagccgtactggtgtgaacaatgtggaaAAACCTTTGCTCAGAGTAGTAGCCTTTACTCTCACCAGCGTATTCACACAGCCTAG
- the LOC116059941 gene encoding zinc finger protein 239-like isoform X9, which yields MEEDNQNQEQRSTKVPRRQAADWDSDTNEVPRRQAADSDSDISHVQKRRGRKGPKRHSCQHCDKSFTSSEYLKIHQRVHTGDKPYSCDQCGAAFTQQSHLKSHQRIHTEEKPYSCDQCGAAFAQKGNLKNHQRIHTEEKPYSCDQCGKTFSESGHLKRHQRIHTGEKPHRCDQCGKTFTESNHLKRHQRIHTGVKPYSCDLCEKTFKTPEHAESHRRVHTGEKPYWCEQCGKTFSHNSHLTTHKRIHTGEKPYSCDQCGAAFSQSSDLKKHQRIHTGEKPYWCEQCGKTFAQSSSLYSHQRIHTA from the exons gaggacaaCCAGAACCAGGAGCAGAGGAGCACCAAGGTCCCCAGAAGAcaagcagcagactgggactCTGATACCAACGAGGTCCCCAGAAGACAAGCAGCAGACTCGGACTCTGATATCAGCcatgttcag aaacggAGAGGAAGAAAGGGACCCAAACGTCACAGCTGTCAACACTGTGACAAATCCTTCACATCATCTGAatatttaaagattcatcagagagttcacactggagacaagccttacagctgtgatcaatgtggggcagctttcacacaacAGAGTCACCTAAAAAGCCATCAACGTATTCACACTGAAGAAAAGccatacagctgtgatcaatgtggggcagcttttgCACAAAAGGGTAACCTAAAAAatcatcaacgcattcacactgaagaaaagccgtacagctgtgatcaatgtgggaaaacattttctgagagTGGCCACCTTAAAAGACAccagcgcattcacactggagagaagccgcacaggtgtgatcaatgtgggaagACTTTTACTGAGAGTAATCACCTTAAAAGAcaccaacgcattcacactggagttAAACCGTACAGCTGTGATCTGTGTGAGAAAACGTTCAAAACTCCAGAACATGCTGAAAGCCACCGACGTGTTCACAccggagagaagccgtactggtgtgaacaatgtgggaaaacgTTTTCTCACAATAGTCACCTTACAACACACAAGCGCATCCACAccggagagaagccgtacagctgtgatcaatgtggggcagctttttCTCAGAGTAGTGACCTTAAAAAACAccagcgcattcacactggagagaagccgtactggtgtgaacaatgtggaaAAACCTTTGCTCAGAGTAGTAGCCTTTACTCTCACCAGCGTATTCACACAGCCTAG
- the LOC116059941 gene encoding zinc finger protein 239-like isoform X11 produces the protein MEEDNQNQEQRSTKVPRRQAADSDSDISHVQKRRGRKGPKRHSCQHCDKSFTSSEYLKIHQRVHTGDKPYSCDQCGAAFTQQSHLKSHQRIHTEEKPYSCDQCGAAFAQKGNLKNHQRIHTEEKPYSCDQCGKTFSESGHLKRHQRIHTGEKPHRCDQCGKTFTESNHLKRHQRIHTGVKPYSCDLCEKTFKTPEHAESHRRVHTGEKPYWCEQCGKTFSHNSHLTTHKRIHTGEKPYSCDQCGAAFSQSSDLKKHQRIHTGEKPYWCEQCGKTFAQSSSLYSHQRIHTA, from the exons gaggacaaCCAGAACCAGGAGCAGAGGAGCACCAAG GTCCCCAGAAGACAAGCAGCAGACTCGGACTCTGATATCAGCcatgttcag aaacggAGAGGAAGAAAGGGACCCAAACGTCACAGCTGTCAACACTGTGACAAATCCTTCACATCATCTGAatatttaaagattcatcagagagttcacactggagacaagccttacagctgtgatcaatgtggggcagctttcacacaacAGAGTCACCTAAAAAGCCATCAACGTATTCACACTGAAGAAAAGccatacagctgtgatcaatgtggggcagcttttgCACAAAAGGGTAACCTAAAAAatcatcaacgcattcacactgaagaaaagccgtacagctgtgatcaatgtgggaaaacattttctgagagTGGCCACCTTAAAAGACAccagcgcattcacactggagagaagccgcacaggtgtgatcaatgtgggaagACTTTTACTGAGAGTAATCACCTTAAAAGAcaccaacgcattcacactggagttAAACCGTACAGCTGTGATCTGTGTGAGAAAACGTTCAAAACTCCAGAACATGCTGAAAGCCACCGACGTGTTCACAccggagagaagccgtactggtgtgaacaatgtgggaaaacgTTTTCTCACAATAGTCACCTTACAACACACAAGCGCATCCACAccggagagaagccgtacagctgtgatcaatgtggggcagctttttCTCAGAGTAGTGACCTTAAAAAACAccagcgcattcacactggagagaagccgtactggtgtgaacaatgtggaaAAACCTTTGCTCAGAGTAGTAGCCTTTACTCTCACCAGCGTATTCACACAGCCTAG
- the LOC116059941 gene encoding zinc finger protein 239-like isoform X13 gives MEDNQNQEQRSTKVPRRQAADSDSDISHVQKRRGRKGPKRHSCQHCDKSFTSSEYLKIHQRVHTGDKPYSCDQCGAAFTQQSHLKSHQRIHTEEKPYSCDQCGAAFAQKGNLKNHQRIHTEEKPYSCDQCGKTFSESGHLKRHQRIHTGEKPHRCDQCGKTFTESNHLKRHQRIHTGVKPYSCDLCEKTFKTPEHAESHRRVHTGEKPYWCEQCGKTFSHNSHLTTHKRIHTGEKPYSCDQCGAAFSQSSDLKKHQRIHTGEKPYWCEQCGKTFAQSSSLYSHQRIHTA, from the exons gacaaCCAGAACCAGGAGCAGAGGAGCACCAAG GTCCCCAGAAGACAAGCAGCAGACTCGGACTCTGATATCAGCcatgttcag aaacggAGAGGAAGAAAGGGACCCAAACGTCACAGCTGTCAACACTGTGACAAATCCTTCACATCATCTGAatatttaaagattcatcagagagttcacactggagacaagccttacagctgtgatcaatgtggggcagctttcacacaacAGAGTCACCTAAAAAGCCATCAACGTATTCACACTGAAGAAAAGccatacagctgtgatcaatgtggggcagcttttgCACAAAAGGGTAACCTAAAAAatcatcaacgcattcacactgaagaaaagccgtacagctgtgatcaatgtgggaaaacattttctgagagTGGCCACCTTAAAAGACAccagcgcattcacactggagagaagccgcacaggtgtgatcaatgtgggaagACTTTTACTGAGAGTAATCACCTTAAAAGAcaccaacgcattcacactggagttAAACCGTACAGCTGTGATCTGTGTGAGAAAACGTTCAAAACTCCAGAACATGCTGAAAGCCACCGACGTGTTCACAccggagagaagccgtactggtgtgaacaatgtgggaaaacgTTTTCTCACAATAGTCACCTTACAACACACAAGCGCATCCACAccggagagaagccgtacagctgtgatcaatgtggggcagctttttCTCAGAGTAGTGACCTTAAAAAACAccagcgcattcacactggagagaagccgtactggtgtgaacaatgtggaaAAACCTTTGCTCAGAGTAGTAGCCTTTACTCTCACCAGCGTATTCACACAGCCTAG
- the LOC116059941 gene encoding zinc finger protein 239-like isoform X10 produces MEVDNQNQEQRRNEVPRRQAADWDSDTNEVPRRQAADSDSDISHVQKRRGRKGPKRHSCQHCDKSFTSSEYLKIHQRVHTGDKPYSCDQCGAAFTQQSHLKSHQRIHTEEKPYSCDQCGAAFAQKGNLKNHQRIHTEEKPYSCDQCGKTFSESGHLKRHQRIHTGEKPHRCDQCGKTFTESNHLKRHQRIHTGVKPYSCDLCEKTFKTPEHAESHRRVHTGEKPYWCEQCGKTFSHNSHLTTHKRIHTGEKPYSCDQCGAAFSQSSDLKKHQRIHTGEKPYWCEQCGKTFAQSSSLYSHQRIHTA; encoded by the exons GTCCCCAGAAGAcaagcagcagactgggactCTGATACCAACGAGGTCCCCAGAAGACAAGCAGCAGACTCGGACTCTGATATCAGCcatgttcag aaacggAGAGGAAGAAAGGGACCCAAACGTCACAGCTGTCAACACTGTGACAAATCCTTCACATCATCTGAatatttaaagattcatcagagagttcacactggagacaagccttacagctgtgatcaatgtggggcagctttcacacaacAGAGTCACCTAAAAAGCCATCAACGTATTCACACTGAAGAAAAGccatacagctgtgatcaatgtggggcagcttttgCACAAAAGGGTAACCTAAAAAatcatcaacgcattcacactgaagaaaagccgtacagctgtgatcaatgtgggaaaacattttctgagagTGGCCACCTTAAAAGACAccagcgcattcacactggagagaagccgcacaggtgtgatcaatgtgggaagACTTTTACTGAGAGTAATCACCTTAAAAGAcaccaacgcattcacactggagttAAACCGTACAGCTGTGATCTGTGTGAGAAAACGTTCAAAACTCCAGAACATGCTGAAAGCCACCGACGTGTTCACAccggagagaagccgtactggtgtgaacaatgtgggaaaacgTTTTCTCACAATAGTCACCTTACAACACACAAGCGCATCCACAccggagagaagccgtacagctgtgatcaatgtggggcagctttttCTCAGAGTAGTGACCTTAAAAAACAccagcgcattcacactggagagaagccgtactggtgtgaacaatgtggaaAAACCTTTGCTCAGAGTAGTAGCCTTTACTCTCACCAGCGTATTCACACAGCCTAG